Proteins encoded in a region of the Haloarcula sp. CBA1129 genome:
- a CDS encoding HAD family hydrolase produces the protein MTTTICFDLDDTVVHYPEPYKNIIRKTVEAHGIEYTDELRAVSKEVFYTAFEALEPEPYRQSMAAVVEAAGADIDLDALVETLRETEYASTTVPSAARDSLSALAADNQLAIVTNGIRKRQLGKLDHHGLTDLFDLVVASYEVGAHKPDSAPFDRVRAELPADEYVMVGNEYETDVEGARNAGFVPIHYESGDNGGPDLWDSVDALL, from the coding sequence ATGACGACGACCATCTGTTTCGATCTCGACGACACGGTCGTTCACTACCCGGAACCGTACAAGAACATCATCCGCAAGACGGTCGAGGCTCACGGAATCGAGTACACAGACGAGCTCCGGGCGGTGAGCAAAGAGGTGTTTTACACGGCCTTTGAGGCACTTGAGCCGGAGCCGTACCGCCAGTCGATGGCTGCCGTCGTCGAAGCGGCCGGGGCGGACATCGACCTCGATGCACTGGTCGAGACGCTCAGAGAGACCGAATACGCGTCGACGACCGTCCCCAGCGCGGCTCGGGACAGCCTGTCCGCACTTGCTGCTGACAACCAACTCGCGATTGTCACCAACGGCATCCGGAAGCGACAGCTCGGCAAGCTCGACCACCACGGGCTAACGGACCTGTTCGACCTCGTTGTCGCCTCCTATGAGGTCGGTGCACACAAACCGGACAGCGCGCCGTTCGACCGGGTCCGGGCGGAGCTACCGGCCGACGAGTACGTGATGGTCGGCAACGAGTACGAAACCGACGTCGAAGGCGCGCGCAACGCCGGCTTCGTGCCGATTCACTACGAATCAGGCGACAACGGCGGACCGGACCTCTGGGATTCTGTCGACGCGTTACTCTGA
- a CDS encoding magnesium transporter, translating into MAEFASQWSVSGIVRTMFPILVVLTAIELGSGLVLDTFEGTLLQYPSLLVLVPVTIGMAGNLGSILAARFSTAFHLGLLSFSATDDRLAGNAIATVALAVTLFPLVGAGAWLLQTVIGGTALPLRTVVLVALVSGSLLAVLAIVVTTVTTYAAYRFELDPDDVVIPVVTNVCDVLGVVVLFGAVRVFV; encoded by the coding sequence GTGGCGGAGTTCGCCTCCCAGTGGTCGGTTTCGGGAATCGTCCGGACGATGTTCCCCATTCTGGTCGTGCTCACCGCTATCGAACTCGGGAGCGGGCTCGTCCTCGATACCTTCGAGGGAACGTTGTTGCAGTATCCGTCGCTGCTCGTGCTTGTCCCGGTGACAATCGGCATGGCAGGGAACCTCGGCAGTATCCTCGCGGCGCGGTTCTCGACGGCGTTCCATCTCGGACTCCTGTCGTTTTCGGCGACCGACGACCGTCTCGCCGGCAACGCTATCGCCACCGTTGCCCTCGCGGTGACGCTGTTCCCGCTTGTCGGTGCCGGTGCGTGGCTCCTCCAGACCGTCATCGGCGGCACTGCGCTCCCGCTCCGGACAGTCGTTCTCGTCGCGCTCGTCAGCGGGAGTCTGCTGGCTGTGCTGGCTATCGTCGTGACGACGGTGACGACCTACGCCGCCTACCGGTTCGAACTGGACCCCGACGACGTGGTCATCCCTGTCGTCACGAACGTCTGTGACGTGCTGGGCGTGGTGGTGCTGTTCGGCGCTGTCCGCGTGTTCGTCTGA
- a CDS encoding polyprenyl synthetase family protein has translation MEYLERRRDRVEERLEAVLDSVEPDELADEVRHVALSGGKRVRPTVTVLVCEALGGEPSDAVDFAVGIELVHNASLVIDDIIDESELRRGSPAAWEAFGHGPAIIASDGLLGEAFNLFSTDERAMQTVSESMVELGEGEAMELVAEPSNEKEYMELARRKTGALFRAAAELGAIAADSDPYTVEAVGQYAERVGVAFQMRDDVLDATADAETLGKPAGTDAEMERPSLVEVTELTTEEANERARAESDAALESLSTIDAPESQSMEYLRDLAEFVVVRER, from the coding sequence ATGGAGTATCTCGAGCGCCGGCGAGACCGGGTCGAGGAGCGGTTGGAGGCGGTTCTCGACAGCGTGGAGCCGGACGAACTCGCAGATGAAGTGCGTCACGTGGCGCTTTCCGGGGGGAAGCGGGTGCGGCCGACGGTGACAGTGCTAGTCTGTGAGGCGCTGGGTGGGGAGCCGTCCGATGCCGTCGATTTCGCAGTCGGCATCGAACTCGTCCACAACGCCTCGCTGGTCATCGACGACATCATCGATGAGTCCGAACTCCGTCGGGGATCGCCGGCCGCTTGGGAGGCCTTCGGTCACGGCCCAGCCATCATCGCCTCCGACGGTCTGCTCGGCGAAGCGTTCAACCTGTTTTCCACGGACGAACGCGCCATGCAGACCGTCTCCGAGTCGATGGTCGAACTGGGCGAGGGCGAGGCGATGGAACTGGTCGCAGAGCCCTCCAACGAGAAGGAGTACATGGAACTGGCCCGCCGGAAAACTGGCGCGCTGTTCCGCGCCGCGGCGGAGCTGGGTGCGATTGCTGCTGACTCAGACCCGTACACGGTCGAGGCGGTCGGCCAGTACGCCGAACGTGTCGGTGTGGCCTTCCAGATGCGCGACGACGTGCTCGATGCAACGGCCGACGCCGAAACCCTCGGCAAGCCGGCCGGGACCGACGCAGAGATGGAACGACCGTCGCTGGTAGAAGTGACAGAGCTGACGACCGAGGAGGCAAACGAGCGAGCACGGGCTGAATCCGACGCCGCCTTAGAGTCCCTATCGACCATCGACGCTCCGGAGTCCCAGTCGATGGAGTACCTGCGCGACCTCGCGGAGTTCGTCGTCGTCCGCGAACGCTGA
- a CDS encoding magnesium transporter, giving the protein MTVREVALEAYRESLPVLALSAVGGLFAGVVLGGMDAELQDVAGLLVLVPALLATRGNVYGSLGARLGSALHQGLIDPRFSFDDDRINAAVAAALANGVLISGVAAVMAVALLALVGRPSAPLTTLVAIALIAGFVSGLLLTLAVVSVVFVGYRRGLNPDTLAGPVVTTTGDVVGIATLLGATRLVLALGGG; this is encoded by the coding sequence ATGACTGTCCGCGAGGTGGCACTCGAAGCCTACCGGGAGTCGCTCCCGGTGCTGGCGCTCAGTGCGGTCGGTGGCCTCTTCGCGGGCGTTGTCCTCGGTGGCATGGACGCAGAGTTACAGGATGTTGCGGGGCTGCTCGTACTCGTACCGGCACTGCTCGCTACTCGGGGGAACGTCTACGGTTCGCTCGGCGCACGTCTGGGGTCGGCGCTCCATCAGGGGCTCATCGACCCGCGGTTTTCCTTCGACGACGACCGCATCAACGCCGCCGTCGCGGCGGCGCTGGCAAACGGCGTGCTCATCAGCGGCGTCGCCGCGGTGATGGCTGTCGCCCTGCTCGCGCTGGTCGGGCGACCGTCGGCCCCGCTCACAACTCTCGTCGCTATTGCGCTTATCGCTGGCTTCGTCTCCGGACTGTTGCTGACTCTCGCTGTCGTGTCTGTCGTGTTCGTCGGGTACCGCCGCGGGCTCAATCCGGACACGCTGGCCGGCCCGGTCGTGACGACGACGGGCGACGTGGTCGGCATCGCGACGCTGCTGGGCGCGACCCGACTCGTCCTCGCGCTGGGGGGTGGCTGA
- a CDS encoding GNAT family N-acetyltransferase, giving the protein MDAVERPTFETSAAMEVYQYVERHGTAARHRVREMVDLSPEAFEEALTHLLSKGYIEDDGGTLTLALDVGSVEQHTTDELTYTIRPAHNDDFEGLVQTIRNVSSDGTYVVAESVAEQLLYEDAVTRHNTVESRVFFVATVDGEVIGWCHLDIPQLDKLRETAQLTVGVREEQRGRGIGSRLMQRGLDWAKANGYRKLYNSVPAITENAMVFLEDHGWHTEGIRRNHYTVDGEQVDEVMMAYTFE; this is encoded by the coding sequence ATGGACGCTGTCGAACGGCCGACATTCGAGACGAGCGCGGCAATGGAGGTGTATCAGTACGTCGAGCGACACGGGACAGCGGCACGGCACAGAGTCCGTGAGATGGTAGACCTCTCGCCGGAGGCGTTCGAGGAAGCGCTGACACACCTCCTGTCGAAGGGGTACATCGAGGACGATGGCGGAACCCTGACGCTAGCGCTCGATGTCGGGTCCGTCGAACAACACACCACAGACGAATTGACCTACACGATTCGGCCGGCCCACAACGACGATTTCGAGGGGCTCGTCCAGACCATTCGGAACGTCTCCAGCGATGGTACGTACGTCGTCGCCGAGAGCGTCGCCGAGCAGTTGCTGTACGAGGACGCAGTTACACGGCACAACACGGTCGAATCGAGAGTGTTCTTCGTCGCCACGGTCGACGGCGAGGTCATCGGCTGGTGTCACCTCGACATCCCGCAACTGGACAAACTTCGCGAGACGGCCCAGCTCACCGTCGGCGTCAGGGAGGAGCAGCGAGGCCGGGGCATCGGCAGCCGGCTCATGCAGCGCGGGCTGGACTGGGCGAAGGCTAACGGCTACCGGAAACTGTACAACAGCGTGCCGGCGATCACGGAGAACGCGATGGTGTTTCTGGAAGACCACGGCTGGCACACCGAGGGCATCCGCCGGAACCACTACACCGTCGACGGCGAGCAAGTCGACGAGGTGATGATGGCCTACACCTTCGAGTAG
- a CDS encoding nucleoside recognition protein encodes MQSLVAAVLGHPVVAVLGEVAVRVLRITFFLSFGVFLAELAVAFGLVEKIAVVSRYLTSPANLPDEVGTAILTTTASTTAGYGMLADFRESGVLSDRATIIAVTINTFFGFAQHIITFYAPILIPILGFRVGVLYVATRGLIALAITLTGIAAGAALLDASNVGGSAAGAGPAPDGGTADEAGDVFDDRPDSRRAAIRTALDATAEKVRDILPRLAAIYAVVSLLVAYGDEILALAGSDGAAVTAAADGFAGLLGLPGAAIPVIAAYALDTTSGATVIAPLIRNGTFTARTAVATMLVGGIISFAVSTFKRSIPFQFGIWGREFGSKVIVVNTGLKIVWIALALVVLL; translated from the coding sequence GTGCAGTCGCTCGTCGCCGCAGTGCTTGGCCATCCGGTAGTCGCTGTCCTCGGGGAGGTCGCCGTCCGGGTCCTCCGTATCACGTTCTTCCTCTCGTTTGGCGTGTTCCTCGCGGAGCTGGCGGTCGCGTTCGGGCTGGTCGAGAAGATCGCCGTCGTCTCGCGCTATCTCACGTCGCCGGCGAACCTCCCGGACGAGGTCGGCACTGCTATCCTGACGACGACGGCGTCGACGACCGCTGGCTACGGGATGCTCGCCGACTTCCGCGAGTCCGGCGTGCTGTCCGACCGCGCGACGATAATCGCCGTCACCATCAACACGTTCTTCGGCTTCGCACAGCATATCATCACGTTCTATGCGCCGATACTGATCCCTATTCTGGGGTTCAGAGTCGGGGTGCTGTACGTCGCCACTCGCGGACTCATCGCGCTGGCGATAACGCTGACCGGCATCGCGGCCGGTGCGGCCCTGCTGGACGCGTCAAACGTCGGTGGGTCGGCCGCCGGTGCCGGTCCGGCCCCCGACGGCGGGACGGCCGACGAGGCAGGTGACGTGTTCGACGACCGTCCGGACAGCCGCCGAGCAGCCATCAGGACGGCCTTGGACGCGACGGCCGAGAAAGTCCGTGACATCCTGCCGCGGCTGGCAGCTATCTACGCCGTCGTCTCGCTACTCGTGGCCTACGGCGACGAGATTCTTGCCCTCGCTGGCAGCGACGGGGCCGCTGTCACCGCCGCTGCCGACGGGTTTGCGGGACTGTTAGGGCTGCCCGGCGCAGCTATCCCTGTCATCGCCGCCTACGCCCTCGACACGACCTCCGGGGCGACGGTCATCGCACCGCTCATCAGAAACGGGACCTTCACCGCCCGGACCGCCGTGGCGACGATGCTTGTCGGCGGCATCATCTCGTTTGCCGTCTCGACGTTCAAGCGCTCGATCCCGTTCCAGTTCGGCATCTGGGGCCGGGAGTTCGGCTCGAAAGTCATCGTCGTCAACACGGGGCTGAAAATCGTCTGGATCGCGCTGGCGCTGGTCGTGTTGCTGTAG
- a CDS encoding lamin tail domain-containing protein: MMHRLTFALVVLLAVAAGCSGFTDSPAQSAGTAVDGRSAVDVPNPAVTVTVTAVVDGDTIQVAYENGTGDTVRLIGVDTPEVHIENDPAEFEGVPETDAGASCLRGAGTNASSLAKQRLLGETVGLAFDSNLNRRGYYDRLLAYVVLDETLFNYRLVETGHARVYDSEFERAERFYAAEESAHSERRGLWRCTEPRAVTQTAIADGGTISESASGLAITEINANAAGNDNENLNDEYVTLTNTGDAALDLSGWTVSDDAGHQYTFPPFSLEPNASVMLYTGSGSDTDTERYWGRNGAVWNNDGDTVIIRNADGETVLRQSY; this comes from the coding sequence ATGATGCACCGGCTCACGTTCGCTCTCGTTGTCCTCCTCGCGGTCGCCGCCGGCTGCAGTGGCTTCACCGACTCGCCAGCTCAGTCCGCGGGGACCGCCGTCGATGGCCGGTCGGCGGTCGACGTTCCAAACCCCGCTGTCACGGTGACCGTCACCGCTGTCGTCGACGGCGACACGATACAGGTCGCCTACGAGAACGGGACTGGTGACACGGTCCGACTCATCGGCGTCGACACACCCGAAGTCCACATCGAGAACGACCCAGCGGAGTTCGAGGGCGTCCCCGAGACCGACGCCGGTGCGTCCTGCCTCCGCGGGGCCGGCACGAACGCGTCGTCGCTCGCCAAGCAGCGTCTCCTCGGCGAGACGGTCGGGCTCGCGTTCGACTCGAACCTGAATCGGCGCGGCTACTACGACCGGCTGCTGGCCTATGTCGTGCTCGACGAGACGCTGTTCAACTACCGGCTCGTCGAGACCGGCCATGCGCGCGTGTACGACAGCGAATTCGAACGAGCCGAGCGGTTCTACGCGGCCGAGGAGTCGGCCCACTCCGAACGACGCGGGCTCTGGCGCTGCACAGAGCCACGCGCTGTGACCCAGACAGCTATCGCCGACGGCGGGACCATCAGTGAGAGTGCCAGCGGCCTCGCAATCACGGAAATCAACGCCAACGCGGCTGGAAACGATAACGAGAACTTGAACGACGAATACGTCACGCTCACGAACACCGGCGACGCGGCGCTTGATCTGTCCGGGTGGACGGTCAGCGACGATGCAGGTCACCAGTACACGTTCCCTCCCTTTTCCCTTGAGCCGAACGCGTCGGTGATGCTATACACTGGCAGTGGAAGCGATACTGACACCGAACGCTACTGGGGCCGGAACGGGGCGGTCTGGAACAACGACGGCGATACCGTTATCATCCGGAACGCCGACGGCGAGACGGTTCTGCGGCAGTCGTACTGA
- a CDS encoding AAA family ATPase, which translates to MTVIGIVGLPGSGKSEAANVAAEMGVPVVTMGDVIREECRDRGLDPASDHGTVAKALREENGPAAIAERSLPMIEAELEANDTVLVDGIRSDVEVEAFESAFGDAFLLVEIDAPFELRADRLDIRGRDASAEDGGESLEDRDARELGFGMGEAIERADLTIENTETLAAFQRNVRTLIRDGPEAFDQ; encoded by the coding sequence ATGACAGTTATCGGTATCGTCGGGCTGCCGGGCAGCGGGAAAAGCGAGGCAGCGAACGTCGCCGCCGAGATGGGTGTGCCGGTCGTGACGATGGGCGACGTCATCCGCGAGGAGTGCCGTGACCGTGGGCTAGACCCCGCATCGGACCACGGGACGGTCGCAAAAGCGCTCCGAGAGGAGAACGGTCCCGCCGCCATCGCCGAGCGCTCGCTACCGATGATCGAGGCGGAACTCGAAGCGAACGACACCGTCCTCGTCGACGGTATCCGGTCGGACGTGGAGGTCGAGGCGTTCGAATCGGCGTTTGGCGACGCGTTCCTGCTGGTCGAGATTGACGCCCCGTTCGAACTGCGCGCCGACCGGCTCGATATCCGTGGGCGGGACGCCTCGGCCGAGGACGGCGGCGAATCGCTCGAGGACCGCGACGCCCGTGAACTCGGCTTCGGGATGGGTGAGGCTATCGAGAGGGCCGACCTGACAATCGAGAATACGGAGACGCTGGCTGCGTTCCAGCGCAACGTCCGTACACTGATTCGGGACGGACCGGAGGCGTTCGACCAATGA
- a CDS encoding molybdopterin-dependent oxidoreductase, with the protein MAIRRLTPTPRAVDWGLFAAVATLLASGIATIFAGIPSSAWVIDVHALSGVVLTLLLPVKLHRVSHRVSPARLTGTRILSVGLAAVTLGALGTGVWWIFGGTLDLGPWGLFHLHVALGLLVPPLLLVHLRARFYSPAQATRGGRRDVLRYAGLVTAGALLWRVQGPVNDALDTAGADRRYTGSREDGTDDGNRFPVTSWVADDPDPVDATEWSLSVAGRVASETSYAADELSPNATEAAVLDCTSGWYSGHEWQGVRVGDLLDAADPDDAAAWVQFRSVTGYRWSLRLSEARNAMLATHVDGERLAHGHGYPLRLVAPGRRGFQWVKWVESVRVSKRRELGEWLAIFVSGF; encoded by the coding sequence ATGGCCATCCGACGGCTGACGCCGACGCCACGGGCGGTCGACTGGGGGCTGTTCGCGGCGGTGGCGACGTTGCTTGCCAGCGGTATCGCTACCATCTTCGCAGGCATCCCCAGCAGCGCGTGGGTAATCGACGTTCACGCGCTCTCCGGCGTGGTGCTGACGCTCCTGTTGCCGGTGAAGCTCCATCGCGTCTCCCACCGCGTCTCCCCAGCGCGGCTGACCGGCACTCGGATTCTCTCGGTCGGTCTGGCCGCGGTGACGCTGGGGGCGCTCGGCACTGGTGTCTGGTGGATTTTCGGCGGCACGCTCGACCTCGGCCCGTGGGGGCTGTTTCACCTGCACGTCGCGCTCGGCCTGCTGGTGCCGCCACTGCTACTGGTACATCTCCGCGCCCGGTTCTATTCCCCAGCACAGGCGACCCGCGGCGGCCGTCGAGACGTGCTTCGATATGCCGGGCTGGTAACTGCCGGTGCACTTCTCTGGCGAGTTCAGGGGCCAGTTAATGACGCCCTCGACACGGCCGGCGCTGACCGCCGCTATACCGGGTCACGGGAGGACGGAACCGACGACGGAAACCGGTTCCCCGTCACCAGTTGGGTCGCAGACGACCCGGACCCGGTCGACGCGACCGAGTGGTCGCTATCGGTCGCCGGCAGGGTTGCCAGCGAAACCAGCTATGCCGCCGACGAACTCTCACCGAATGCGACCGAAGCAGCGGTTCTTGACTGCACGAGCGGTTGGTACTCCGGCCACGAGTGGCAGGGCGTTCGCGTCGGGGACCTGCTTGACGCCGCTGACCCCGACGACGCGGCGGCGTGGGTCCAGTTCCGCTCTGTCACTGGCTACCGATGGAGCCTTCGGCTGTCGGAGGCCCGTAACGCTATGCTGGCCACCCACGTCGACGGCGAGCGACTGGCCCACGGTCACGGCTACCCGCTCCGCCTCGTCGCGCCCGGCCGTCGGGGGTTCCAGTGGGTGAAGTGGGTTGAGTCGGTGCGGGTCAGCAAGCGCCGCGAACTCGGGGAGTGGCTCGCGATATTTGTGAGCGGGTTCTGA
- a CDS encoding RNA-binding domain-containing protein: MSAVYSVDIRIEAPVNDTEVTDRVADAVRNLFPEADPTQQQGALVAEVHTMDGFSELLHRREILDTARSVFFDNLEGDTFAFDVKKQAAFEGRINFAVGDPSELGDIHVNVTVHEPSAEEYIDYVAPPTEDGQPVYDEDT; the protein is encoded by the coding sequence ATGAGCGCCGTCTACTCCGTGGACATCCGAATCGAAGCCCCGGTCAACGACACCGAGGTGACCGACCGGGTCGCTGACGCGGTCCGAAATCTCTTCCCCGAAGCGGACCCGACGCAGCAACAAGGCGCACTCGTCGCCGAGGTGCATACGATGGACGGGTTCTCCGAGCTGCTCCACCGGCGAGAAATTCTGGACACAGCCCGGTCGGTCTTTTTCGACAATCTAGAGGGGGACACGTTCGCGTTCGACGTCAAGAAGCAAGCGGCGTTCGAGGGGCGGATTAACTTCGCAGTCGGTGACCCCTCGGAACTGGGAGACATCCATGTGAACGTGACCGTCCACGAACCGTCGGCCGAGGAGTACATCGACTACGTCGCCCCGCCGACCGAGGACGGTCAGCCGGTCTACGACGAGGACACATGA
- a CDS encoding CBS domain-containing protein — protein MLVPMLVREIMRTPVRTIGPDAPVVKAAQRLRDEDIGSLVVEDDGGCVGIITESDIVAVTAAEGDTRALTVGDVMAKELVTVSPDADIETAVERLRTNNIKKLPVVEDGTLVGIVTTTNLSDYIPHLTRTRGTADGPPQRKRFTRPDTLYEDESWTFESYGTADGIDVGDHVRFSKTISKADVEAFAEASGDTNRLHLDAAFADGTRFGRRIAHGTLVSGIISAALARLPGLTIYLSQELSYQGPVGIDEEVTARCEVVERIKDNRFRLATAVDDAEGNCVIEGDAVVISDPIPDTA, from the coding sequence ATGCTCGTCCCGATGCTAGTCAGAGAGATCATGCGGACGCCGGTCAGAACCATCGGCCCCGACGCTCCAGTCGTCAAGGCGGCCCAGCGGCTCCGCGACGAGGACATCGGCTCGCTCGTCGTCGAGGACGACGGCGGCTGCGTCGGCATCATCACAGAGAGCGACATCGTCGCGGTCACCGCGGCCGAGGGTGACACCAGAGCACTGACGGTCGGCGACGTGATGGCCAAGGAACTGGTGACGGTTTCTCCCGATGCGGACATCGAAACAGCCGTCGAGCGGCTGCGGACGAACAACATCAAGAAACTGCCCGTCGTCGAGGACGGGACGCTCGTCGGCATCGTCACGACGACCAACCTCTCGGATTACATCCCACACCTCACTCGGACGAGAGGAACGGCTGACGGGCCGCCACAGCGAAAGCGGTTCACCCGGCCGGACACGCTGTACGAAGACGAGAGCTGGACCTTCGAGAGCTACGGGACCGCCGACGGCATCGATGTGGGTGATCACGTTCGATTCAGCAAGACGATATCCAAGGCCGATGTGGAAGCGTTCGCTGAGGCGAGCGGCGACACGAACAGGCTCCACCTCGACGCAGCGTTCGCGGACGGAACACGGTTCGGCCGCCGAATCGCCCACGGAACGCTCGTGTCCGGCATCATTAGCGCGGCCCTAGCGCGGCTCCCCGGGCTGACAATCTACCTCTCCCAAGAGCTGAGCTATCAGGGGCCCGTCGGCATCGACGAGGAGGTCACGGCCCGGTGTGAGGTCGTCGAACGCATCAAGGACAACCGGTTCCGTCTGGCCACGGCCGTTGACGATGCCGAAGGCAACTGCGTTATCGAAGGCGACGCCGTCGTAATCTCCGACCCGATTCCGGACACGGCCTGA